One genomic region from Thioalbus denitrificans encodes:
- the infB gene encoding translation initiation factor IF-2 yields MSEVTVKQLAEVVGVPVDRLLTQLDEAGVQVAGPEASVSDEEKQKLLTYLKRNHGEAAAEPRKITLKRREVSELKIASGQGRERTTKTVAVEVRKKRTYVKRSVVQAMEAEQLAEVTAERERRESEERAVFEGAQRRREDEAARLQAEEEARLKAEEEARQKAEEEARLKAEEEARQKAEEEARQKAEEEARLKAEEAARLKTGAAAPAPAPAEKPVRKGEEEKPRRKAEAEKPARKAEEGRGARRGRAGKATGGWDELHVAPGKTGRRGRGKPSRGRPSTLETRGGFSMPTQPVVREVTIPETITVAELAQKMSVKAADLIKTLMKMGAMATINQVIDQETAVLVVEEMGHTAKLLRENALEQEVVAAAEAKGEESPRAPVVTIMGHVDHGKTSLLDYIRRTRVAAGEAGGITQHIGAYHVETEKGVITFLDTPGHEAFTAMRARGAKATDIVILVVAADDGVMPQTVEAVQHAKAGGVPLVVAVNKIDKPEADPDRVKNELTAKDVIPEEWGGDTMFVEVSAKTGDGVDALLDAILLQAEVLELTAVADGPAKGVVIESRLDKGRGPVASILVQSGTLRKGDVLLSGQEYGRVRAMLDEAGNMVNEVGPSMPVEVLGLSGAPNAGDEAVVVADERKAREVALFRQGKFREVKLARQQAAKLENVFEQMEEGRIASLNIVLKADVQGSVEALNDALTKLSTGEVKVTIVASGVGGITESDVNLAVASEAILVGFNVRANAQAKRLVEEQGVDLHYYSVIYDVVDEVKKALTGMLAPEFKEQIIGLAEVRDVFRSPKFGAIAGCMVVEGVVKRNNPIRVLRDNVVIYEGELESLRRFKDDVGEVRNGMECGIGVKNYNDVRAGDHIEVYERVKVERTL; encoded by the coding sequence ATGTCAGAAGTCACCGTCAAGCAGTTGGCTGAGGTCGTGGGCGTTCCTGTCGACCGGCTGCTCACGCAGCTGGACGAAGCGGGCGTCCAGGTCGCTGGGCCCGAAGCATCCGTCAGCGACGAGGAAAAGCAAAAGCTGCTCACCTACCTGAAGCGCAACCACGGTGAAGCCGCGGCAGAACCCAGGAAAATCACCCTCAAGCGCCGCGAGGTGAGCGAGCTCAAGATCGCCAGCGGGCAGGGCCGTGAACGCACGACCAAGACCGTGGCGGTGGAGGTGCGCAAGAAGCGCACCTACGTGAAGCGCAGCGTGGTCCAGGCCATGGAGGCCGAGCAGCTGGCCGAGGTGACCGCAGAGCGCGAGCGCCGCGAATCCGAGGAGCGGGCGGTATTCGAAGGCGCCCAGCGCCGCCGCGAGGATGAGGCGGCCCGTCTGCAGGCCGAGGAGGAGGCCCGTCTCAAGGCCGAGGAGGAGGCCCGCCAGAAAGCCGAGGAGGAGGCCCGCCTCAAGGCCGAGGAGGAGGCCCGCCAGAAAGCCGAGGAGGAGGCCCGCCAGAAAGCCGAGGAGGAGGCCCGCCTCAAGGCCGAGGAAGCCGCCCGGCTGAAGACCGGCGCGGCCGCGCCGGCGCCGGCGCCGGCGGAAAAGCCGGTACGCAAGGGCGAGGAGGAGAAGCCCCGGCGCAAGGCCGAGGCGGAGAAGCCCGCGCGCAAGGCGGAAGAGGGTCGCGGCGCACGGCGCGGCCGCGCCGGCAAGGCGACCGGCGGCTGGGACGAGCTGCATGTCGCGCCGGGCAAGACCGGACGGCGTGGCCGGGGCAAGCCGAGCCGGGGCCGTCCCTCAACCCTGGAGACCCGGGGCGGCTTCTCCATGCCCACCCAGCCGGTGGTGCGCGAGGTGACCATCCCCGAGACCATCACCGTGGCCGAACTGGCCCAGAAGATGTCGGTGAAGGCCGCTGACCTGATCAAGACCCTGATGAAGATGGGGGCCATGGCCACCATCAACCAGGTGATCGACCAGGAGACCGCCGTGCTCGTGGTGGAGGAGATGGGCCATACCGCCAAGCTGCTCCGGGAGAATGCCCTGGAGCAGGAGGTGGTGGCCGCCGCCGAGGCCAAGGGCGAGGAGTCCCCGCGCGCCCCGGTGGTGACCATCATGGGTCACGTGGACCATGGCAAGACATCCCTGCTGGACTACATCCGCCGCACCCGTGTTGCGGCGGGCGAGGCCGGCGGCATCACCCAGCACATCGGCGCCTACCACGTGGAGACCGAGAAGGGCGTCATCACCTTCCTGGACACCCCGGGCCACGAGGCCTTCACGGCCATGCGCGCCCGCGGCGCCAAGGCCACCGACATCGTCATCCTGGTGGTGGCGGCGGATGACGGCGTGATGCCGCAGACCGTCGAGGCCGTCCAGCACGCCAAGGCCGGCGGTGTGCCGCTGGTGGTGGCGGTGAACAAGATCGACAAGCCGGAAGCGGACCCCGACCGGGTCAAGAACGAACTGACCGCCAAGGACGTGATTCCCGAGGAGTGGGGCGGCGACACCATGTTCGTGGAGGTCTCGGCCAAGACCGGTGACGGTGTTGACGCACTGCTGGACGCCATTCTGCTGCAGGCCGAGGTGCTGGAGCTGACCGCCGTGGCGGACGGTCCGGCCAAGGGCGTGGTGATCGAGTCGCGCCTGGACAAGGGGCGCGGTCCGGTGGCCAGCATCCTGGTGCAGAGCGGCACCCTGCGCAAGGGTGACGTGCTGCTCTCGGGACAGGAGTACGGACGTGTCCGCGCCATGCTCGACGAGGCCGGCAACATGGTCAACGAAGTGGGACCGTCCATGCCGGTCGAGGTCCTCGGCCTGTCCGGCGCGCCCAATGCCGGTGACGAGGCGGTGGTGGTGGCCGACGAGCGCAAGGCGCGCGAGGTGGCCCTGTTCCGCCAGGGCAAATTCCGCGAGGTGAAGCTCGCCCGCCAGCAGGCGGCCAAGCTCGAGAACGTCTTCGAGCAGATGGAGGAGGGCCGGATCGCCAGCCTCAACATCGTGCTCAAGGCCGACGTGCAGGGTTCGGTGGAGGCGCTCAACGATGCGCTCACCAAGCTCTCCACCGGCGAGGTGAAGGTCACCATCGTGGCCAGCGGCGTGGGCGGCATCACCGAGTCCGACGTCAACCTGGCGGTGGCCTCCGAGGCCATCCTCGTGGGCTTCAATGTGCGCGCCAACGCCCAGGCCAAGCGCCTGGTGGAAGAGCAGGGTGTGGATCTCCACTACTACAGCGTCATCTACGACGTGGTGGACGAGGTCAAGAAGGCCCTGACCGGCATGCTGGCGCCCGAGTTCAAGGAGCAGATCATCGGCCTGGCCGAGGTGCGCGACGTGTTCCGCTCGCCGAAGTTCGGCGCCATCGCCGGCTGCATGGTGGTTGAGGGTGTGGTGAAGCGCAACAACCCCATCCGCGTGCTGCGCGACAACGTGGTGATCTACGAGGGCGAGCTGGAGTCGCTGCGCCGCTTCAAGGATGACGTCGGCGAGGTGCGCAACGGCATGGAGTGCGGCATCGGCGTGAAGAACTACAACGATGTGCGCGCGGGCGATCACATCGAGGTCTACGAACGCGTCAAGGTTGAGCGTACGCTCTGA
- the rbfA gene encoding 30S ribosome-binding factor RbfA, whose protein sequence is MPRDFSRTRRVADVIQRELAQIIPRELEDPHLGMVTITAVEVSRDLSHAKVFVTFMDAAEKVQEHLRALNRAGGYLRHLLAREVKFRTTPELHFVHDVSVERGVRLSALIDAAVAADRRSSGDEEE, encoded by the coding sequence ATGCCGAGAGATTTCAGTCGTACGCGCCGGGTCGCGGACGTGATCCAGCGGGAGCTCGCGCAGATCATTCCGCGCGAGCTGGAGGACCCCCACCTGGGCATGGTCACCATCACCGCCGTCGAGGTGAGCCGTGATCTTTCCCACGCCAAGGTCTTCGTCACCTTCATGGATGCGGCGGAGAAGGTCCAGGAACACCTGCGCGCGCTCAACCGCGCCGGTGGCTACCTGCGCCACCTGCTGGCGCGCGAGGTGAAATTCCGCACCACGCCGGAGCTGCATTTCGTCCACGATGTTTCAGTCGAGCGGGGCGTGCGGCTGAGCGCGCTCATCGATGCCGCCGTGGCGGCCGACCGGCGCTCGAGCGGAGATGAGGAAGAGTGA
- the truB gene encoding tRNA pseudouridine(55) synthase TruB, whose translation MSRRHKRGRDVNGILLLDKSTGMTSNAALQEVKRLYGARKAGHTGSLDPLASGLLPVCFGEATKFSRFLLEADKYYRVTGKLGVRTASGDAEGEVVETRPVPELAETALREVLERFTGSIEQVPSMYSAIKHQGQPLYKLAHKGLEVERQPRSVIIHELELLRFEGDELELEIRCTKGTYVRTLVEDIGEALGCGAHVIVLRRLGAGPYEGQPMYTLEQLREMALDGGTEALDGLLLPLESSTSHWPEVRLSEAAAFYLRQGQPVIVPRAPTHGWVRLYGADSGFLGVGEILDDGRVAPRRLIQEG comes from the coding sequence GTGAGTCGACGTCACAAGCGCGGACGGGATGTGAACGGCATCCTGCTGCTGGACAAGTCCACGGGCATGACCTCCAACGCCGCACTGCAGGAGGTCAAGCGACTGTACGGGGCCCGCAAGGCGGGTCACACGGGCAGCCTCGATCCCCTGGCCTCGGGCCTGCTGCCCGTGTGCTTCGGTGAGGCAACCAAGTTTTCCCGCTTCCTGCTGGAGGCGGACAAGTACTACCGGGTCACCGGCAAGCTCGGGGTGCGAACCGCGAGCGGCGATGCCGAGGGCGAGGTGGTTGAGACCCGGCCGGTGCCGGAGTTGGCCGAGACGGCCCTGCGCGAGGTTCTGGAGCGATTCACCGGTTCCATCGAACAGGTTCCGTCCATGTATTCGGCCATCAAGCACCAGGGCCAGCCGCTGTACAAGCTGGCCCACAAGGGTCTGGAAGTGGAGCGCCAGCCACGGAGCGTGATCATTCACGAGCTGGAGCTGCTGCGCTTCGAGGGTGACGAGCTGGAGCTCGAAATCCGTTGTACCAAGGGCACCTATGTCCGCACCCTGGTGGAGGACATCGGCGAGGCGCTCGGTTGCGGGGCTCATGTCATCGTCCTGCGCCGGCTCGGGGCCGGTCCCTACGAGGGCCAGCCCATGTACACCCTGGAACAGCTGCGCGAGATGGCGCTCGATGGCGGGACGGAGGCGCTCGACGGGCTCCTGCTGCCCCTGGAGAGCTCCACCAGCCACTGGCCCGAGGTGCGCCTTTCCGAGGCGGCGGCCTTCTACCTGCGTCAGGGACAGCCGGTCATCGTGCCCCGCGCGCCTACCCATGGCTGGGTGAGGCTCTACGGGGCGGACAGCGGCTTTCTCGGTGTCGGGGAGATTCTCGACGACGGCCGGGTGGCGCCGCGGCGCCTGATCCAGGAGGGCTAG
- the rpsO gene encoding 30S ribosomal protein S15, translating to MSLSSPNKAQVVEKYQRAPGDTGSPEVQVALLSAQIDHLTGHFKTHIHDFHSRQGLLRMVSRRRKLLDYLKRKDVERYRELISSLGLRR from the coding sequence ATGTCTCTGAGCAGCCCGAACAAGGCGCAGGTCGTCGAGAAGTATCAGCGCGCGCCTGGTGATACCGGTTCTCCCGAGGTCCAGGTGGCCCTGCTGTCGGCCCAGATCGACCACCTTACCGGCCATTTCAAGACCCACATCCACGACTTCCACTCCCGCCAGGGCCTGCTGCGCATGGTCAGCCGCCGCCGCAAGCTGCTGGACTATCTGAAGCGGAAGGATGTCGAACGCTACCGTGAGCTCATCTCCAGCCTCGGCCTGCGCCGCTGA